One region of Dehalococcoidia bacterium genomic DNA includes:
- a CDS encoding DnaJ domain-containing protein, translating to MATFEDYYEILQVNSLAEPGVIEEAYKRLAKEYDPDSNNDPSAAETMSKIDFAYSVVKDPSLRELYHQEWLERKLYPSEYIPKDKVDDVPKYRAEYVPKVKDNGIPKYKAEYIPKVNDFDVPKYKDETVGHRAVNSRRIAIIILLVADLALVSVFILAPFISLFVTQNNWILYILSSLLGALVASLIFAAKFRHGLITLLKSAVNSTQKWITSESINKNVLDRFLVFVLIFMLIALIVYIYVIPWVIQVLVKRSPIEMVLLTISLLIIGILLTSRRFWQYCFHVFQSIRSTTAHYIPNNFNPAECHSNISERTWEPGEMKDVFSRNVWNEILNFRPSRQYDNEGGYHNELFNYLQNKFHQAQSNKRVGSSQPDIRIEHIAIEIKGPTGKNQLRDLSHKVIRYLAGGHHTLLFIVLFDPQKEISPAYFKDLKDGLLKIPKVGVITKRNY from the coding sequence ATGGCTACTTTTGAAGATTATTACGAAATACTCCAGGTTAATTCATTGGCTGAGCCAGGAGTTATTGAAGAAGCATATAAGAGACTGGCTAAAGAATACGATCCGGACAGCAATAATGATCCCTCGGCTGCAGAAACTATGAGTAAAATAGACTTTGCATATAGTGTAGTTAAGGATCCCTCATTGCGAGAACTTTATCATCAAGAATGGCTAGAAAGAAAGCTCTATCCGTCCGAATACATCCCCAAAGACAAAGTCGATGATGTTCCCAAATATAGAGCTGAGTATGTTCCCAAAGTTAAGGACAATGGTATCCCCAAATATAAAGCTGAGTATATTCCCAAAGTTAATGACTTCGATGTCCCAAAATATAAAGATGAAACAGTTGGTCATAGGGCAGTAAACAGTCGACGAATAGCCATAATTATTCTCTTGGTCGCAGATCTTGCGCTCGTGTCCGTATTCATACTAGCACCGTTTATTAGTTTATTTGTTACTCAGAACAACTGGATTTTGTACATACTATCTTCGCTATTGGGTGCATTAGTAGCAAGCTTGATCTTTGCAGCCAAATTTCGCCATGGCCTTATTACTTTATTGAAATCAGCGGTCAACTCAACACAAAAATGGATAACCTCAGAATCTATCAATAAAAATGTCCTCGACCGTTTTCTGGTCTTTGTTCTGATTTTCATGTTGATTGCACTAATAGTCTATATCTATGTTATACCATGGGTAATTCAAGTATTGGTGAAACGTTCTCCGATAGAAATGGTCTTATTAACTATTTCTCTATTGATCATTGGCATTTTATTAACATCACGTCGCTTCTGGCAGTATTGTTTTCATGTTTTCCAGTCAATACGTTCAACAACTGCACACTACATACCGAATAATTTCAACCCGGCAGAATGCCATTCTAATATCAGCGAACGGACATGGGAACCTGGAGAAATGAAAGACGTATTTAGTCGTAATGTCTGGAATGAGATACTCAATTTCAGGCCAAGTAGGCAATATGATAATGAAGGAGGCTATCATAATGAACTTTTTAATTATCTGCAAAACAAATTTCACCAGGCCCAGTCTAATAAAAGAGTGGGGTCATCTCAACCCGATATCCGTATAGAGCATATTGCAATAGAGATAAAGGGTCCCACTGGTAAAAATCAATTGAGGGATCTTTCACATAAAGTCATAAGATACCTTGCTGGGGGTCATCACACACTTCTATTTATCGTGTTGTTCGATCCGCAGAAGGAAATATCACCAGCGTATTTTAAAGACCTTAAAGATGGACTATTGAAGATTCCTAAAGTCGGGGTAATCACAAAACGAAATTATTAA
- a CDS encoding tetratricopeptide repeat protein, with amino-acid sequence MTIADHNKSIKLDPMDAKAYKNRGLAYGQKGKFDKALADYTRAIELDPKYAVAYNNRGNVYAEIGNFGKAISDYAKAISLNRKFADAYYNRGLAYDSKSHNEKAIADYTKAIEINPRDAESLNNRGVDYDEKGEHDKAVADYSKAIKLNPKYAKAYNNRGNAYAEKGEFDKAIADLNKAIKMNPKGANAYRNRGLVYNQKGEKNKARADFLKAKILGCYD; translated from the coding sequence ATGACTATTGCTGATCATAATAAATCTATAAAGCTAGACCCAATGGACGCCAAGGCTTACAAAAATCGTGGACTCGCCTATGGTCAGAAAGGTAAATTCGATAAAGCCCTTGCTGACTATACTAGAGCAATAGAGCTAGATCCGAAATATGCTGTGGCTTATAACAACCGTGGGAATGTCTACGCTGAAATAGGTAACTTCGGTAAGGCAATATCTGATTATGCTAAGGCGATAAGCCTAAACAGGAAGTTTGCTGACGCTTATTACAACCGTGGACTTGCCTATGACAGTAAAAGCCACAATGAGAAGGCTATTGCTGATTACACTAAAGCAATAGAGATAAATCCGAGGGATGCGGAGTCTCTTAACAATCGTGGGGTTGATTATGATGAAAAAGGTGAACATGACAAAGCAGTTGCAGATTATTCCAAAGCGATAAAGCTAAACCCAAAGTATGCCAAGGCTTACAATAACCGTGGGAATGCTTACGCTGAAAAAGGGGAATTTGATAAAGCTATAGCTGATTTAAACAAGGCGATAAAGATGAACCCGAAGGGTGCTAATGCTTATCGCAATCGTGGTCTTGTTTATAATCAGAAAGGTGAAAAAAATAAGGCACGAGCTGATTTTTTAAAAGCAAAAATATTGGGATGTTATGACTGA
- the hisB gene encoding imidazoleglycerol-phosphate dehydratase HisB, with translation MSERKASITRRTKETSIKVEVNIDGSSRYEITTGILFFDHMLCQLAQHGIFDLKISANGPDQHHVVEDVAITLGRAFNQALGEKQGIVRMADAIVPMDEAVALVALDISGRGHAIIETAIKEPVISEMHSDLVHHFFVSFAQEARINIHAWVLSGKNDHHKAEALFKALARALDAATRIDPRISSNVPSTKDSID, from the coding sequence ATGTCCGAACGCAAAGCAAGCATCACCCGCCGAACAAAAGAAACCTCGATCAAGGTCGAGGTAAATATCGACGGCAGCAGCCGGTACGAGATAACCACAGGCATCCTCTTCTTCGACCACATGCTCTGCCAGCTTGCCCAGCACGGCATCTTCGACCTCAAGATCTCGGCCAACGGCCCTGATCAGCACCATGTGGTTGAGGATGTGGCCATCACGCTTGGCCGCGCCTTTAACCAGGCGCTGGGAGAAAAACAGGGCATCGTCAGGATGGCCGATGCGATTGTGCCCATGGACGAAGCCGTAGCCCTGGTGGCGCTGGATATATCGGGCCGCGGCCATGCCATTATCGAGACTGCTATCAAGGAGCCGGTGATATCCGAGATGCATTCCGACCTGGTCCACCACTTCTTCGTCTCGTTCGCCCAGGAGGCGCGCATCAATATACACGCCTGGGTGCTGAGCGGCAAGAACGACCACCACAAGGCGGAGGCCCTCTTCAAAGCGCTGGCACGCGCCCTCGATGCTGCCACCCGTATCGATCCCCGCATCTCCAGCAACGTGCCCAGCACCAAGGACAGCATCGACTGA
- the hisC gene encoding histidinol-phosphate transaminase produces the protein MLNSKDVEKMVRGGLKGMKAYTPVDPVDVLTGRAEVPAGDTAKLDGNENPYGCSPRVQKALAGFQDYNRYPDPDQRDVRRALAAYTGVKADSIVAGAGSDDLIDIILRLFIEPGDRVINCPPTFGMYPFCTVIAGGEVIKVPRRPDFSLDLPAIKKSIDAGTKMVFIASPNNPSGNRSEASEIKDLLAADLLVVVDEAYVEFSGNSLTPMVSQYANLIILRTFSKWAGIAGLRAGYGICPANIVPYMMKIKQPYNISMAAYVAILESLADLDYLQKTVRAMVSEREVLFAALQQFKWLKSYPSQANFILCAVLDRSAKETYTRLQKKGIFIRYFETPELKDYIRISVGRPEDTLRVIAALRDM, from the coding sequence ATGCTCAATTCAAAAGATGTTGAAAAAATGGTCCGCGGCGGGCTTAAGGGCATGAAAGCCTATACTCCCGTCGATCCGGTCGACGTGCTGACCGGACGCGCCGAAGTGCCGGCAGGGGACACCGCCAAGCTGGACGGCAATGAGAATCCCTACGGGTGCTCACCAAGAGTGCAAAAGGCGCTGGCCGGATTCCAGGACTATAACCGGTACCCTGATCCGGACCAGAGAGATGTACGCAGGGCCCTGGCTGCTTATACAGGCGTTAAAGCAGATTCTATCGTGGCCGGCGCCGGAAGCGACGACCTTATCGATATCATCCTGCGACTGTTCATTGAGCCGGGAGACCGGGTCATCAACTGTCCGCCCACCTTCGGCATGTACCCTTTTTGTACGGTGATCGCGGGAGGAGAGGTGATAAAAGTGCCCCGCAGGCCGGATTTCTCGCTGGATCTGCCTGCCATTAAAAAATCGATCGACGCCGGAACGAAGATGGTCTTCATTGCATCGCCCAATAATCCCAGCGGTAACCGGTCCGAAGCAAGCGAGATTAAAGATCTGTTAGCTGCGGACCTGCTGGTGGTGGTTGACGAGGCCTATGTCGAATTCAGCGGCAACTCGCTGACACCAATGGTGTCACAGTACGCCAATCTCATCATATTACGCACCTTCAGCAAGTGGGCGGGAATCGCCGGACTGAGGGCAGGCTACGGCATCTGTCCGGCCAATATCGTCCCCTATATGATGAAAATAAAGCAGCCCTACAACATCAGCATGGCCGCCTATGTAGCAATCCTTGAATCGCTGGCAGACCTCGATTACCTGCAGAAGACCGTCAGGGCCATGGTCAGCGAGAGAGAAGTGCTCTTCGCCGCGCTACAGCAGTTCAAATGGCTTAAATCCTATCCCTCTCAGGCCAACTTTATCCTCTGTGCCGTGCTGGATCGCAGCGCTAAAGAGACTTATACCAGGCTGCAGAAGAAGGGTATCTTTATTCGTTATTTCGAGACGCCTGAGTTAAAAGATTACATCCGCATCAGCGTTGGACGCCCGGAAGATACGCTCCGTGTGATTGCCGCCCTCAGGGATATGTGA
- a CDS encoding amidohydrolase family protein, with protein MSAVYEAIDVWMQHPTMKFGNHRMFDSLRRWTGQEKLASELPLDLTIGLMDQAHVSKGLTCAWWSPTGPLISNDEVAAFVKQYPDRLVGVASADLYRPMEAVRELRRCVRELGFKALRIVPWLWNLPPTDRRYYPLYAECVELDIPFCCQVGHTGPLCPSEPGRPIPYIDEVALEFPELKMVCGHIGYPWTTEMIAVATKHENVYIDTSAYVAKRFPPELVAYMQKHGKKKVMFGTNYPMITAAMCLKDLDTLQLTDEVRRLFLCENAKRVFGL; from the coding sequence ATGAGCGCTGTATATGAGGCCATAGATGTTTGGATGCAGCATCCCACCATGAAATTCGGCAACCACCGGATGTTCGATTCGTTGAGGCGGTGGACCGGGCAGGAGAAGCTCGCCTCCGAGTTGCCTCTGGATCTGACCATCGGCCTGATGGACCAGGCTCATGTCTCCAAAGGGCTGACCTGCGCGTGGTGGAGCCCGACCGGGCCGCTTATCTCCAACGATGAGGTGGCGGCTTTTGTCAAACAGTATCCGGACAGGCTGGTCGGTGTGGCATCGGCCGATCTTTATCGTCCCATGGAGGCGGTCAGAGAGCTCAGGCGCTGCGTCAGAGAGCTCGGATTCAAGGCGTTGCGCATCGTGCCATGGCTGTGGAACCTTCCACCCACGGACCGCCGCTATTATCCTCTTTACGCCGAGTGTGTGGAGCTGGATATACCTTTCTGCTGCCAGGTCGGCCATACCGGTCCGCTCTGCCCTTCGGAGCCCGGCAGGCCCATACCTTATATCGACGAGGTGGCGCTCGAATTCCCCGAGCTCAAGATGGTCTGCGGACATATCGGTTATCCCTGGACGACCGAGATGATCGCGGTGGCGACCAAGCATGAGAACGTATACATCGACACATCAGCCTATGTCGCCAAGAGGTTCCCGCCCGAACTGGTGGCATACATGCAAAAACACGGTAAAAAGAAGGTCATGTTCGGCACCAATTACCCCATGATCACCGCGGCCATGTGCCTCAAGGACCTGGATACCCTGCAGTTAACCGATGAAGTTAGAAGGCTCTTCCTCTGTGAAAACGCCAAAAGGGTTTTCGGGCTTTAG
- a CDS encoding MarR family transcriptional regulator: protein MIRVHRGNFLYTLNSIRQSLFAYLESELSRHGISGIAPSHGDILHILDKKGTLHLRDLTELSLKDKSTITAVISHLEKNGYVTRVRDGNDKRLVNIRVTDKAAQIKPALEKISEKMNAQLFEGLSTDEKNTLFKLMTRISHNVDKL from the coding sequence ATGATCAGAGTGCATCGCGGCAACTTCCTGTATACGCTGAACAGCATTCGCCAGAGCCTCTTTGCTTATCTCGAATCCGAGCTCTCCAGGCACGGTATCAGCGGCATCGCTCCTTCGCACGGCGATATCCTTCACATCCTGGATAAAAAGGGCACCCTCCATCTTCGCGATTTAACCGAGCTGTCCCTCAAGGATAAATCCACAATAACGGCGGTGATCAGCCATCTGGAGAAGAACGGCTACGTGACCAGGGTAAGGGACGGCAACGATAAAAGGCTGGTTAATATTCGGGTCACGGATAAGGCCGCGCAAATTAAACCTGCCCTTGAGAAGATATCCGAGAAAATGAATGCGCAGCTTTTCGAAGGGCTGAGCACAGACGAAAAAAACACCCTTTTTAAATTGATGACCAGGATCAGCCATAACGTCGATAAGCTGTAA
- the hisD gene encoding histidinol dehydrogenase, translated as MKVIRDYGQALKTLERSIQYDPGGRIETAVREIIAGVRKGGDPALIAYAERFDGARLKSLEVTPREVTAALTSIDPRLMNALKFAAARLVKFHKICMRIYGRGFFKNGLGQQVLPIERAGIYVPGGTASYPSTVLMTAIPARVAGVKEIIMSTPCGKDGKVPAGTLAAAFIAGVDRIFKIGGAQAVAAMAFGSASVPRVDKICGPGNMYVMNAKKLVYGLVDIDALQGPSEVMLIADGSADPSFCAADLIAQSEHDAMASSIIITTSEGLADKVQSELKKQLPGLKRRTIADKALASNGLIIIVKTLEQAIDLANLYAPEHLSLMVKNAERYISRIRNAGCICIGRYSPVVLGDYVAGPSHALPTGGSARFSSPLNVLDFLKINSIIALEDSALRRLGPAAAMMADSEGLTAHAGAVRVRLKKIKNK; from the coding sequence ATGAAGGTGATTCGGGATTACGGGCAGGCCTTGAAAACCCTGGAACGAAGCATTCAGTATGATCCGGGCGGCAGGATCGAAACTGCCGTACGCGAGATAATTGCAGGCGTCAGGAAAGGAGGGGATCCGGCTCTAATCGCCTATGCCGAGCGCTTCGACGGCGCCAGGTTAAAATCGCTCGAGGTTACACCGCGGGAAGTGACAGCGGCCCTCACATCCATCGACCCCCGCTTGATGAATGCGCTTAAATTCGCGGCCGCGCGCCTGGTAAAATTCCATAAAATCTGCATGCGCATATACGGGCGCGGATTTTTCAAAAACGGCCTGGGACAACAGGTGTTGCCCATCGAGCGCGCGGGAATATATGTACCCGGTGGCACTGCCTCATATCCCTCCACGGTACTGATGACCGCCATCCCCGCACGTGTGGCGGGGGTGAAAGAGATCATCATGTCCACGCCGTGCGGAAAAGATGGAAAAGTGCCTGCCGGCACACTGGCCGCGGCTTTTATCGCGGGCGTTGACCGGATATTCAAAATCGGCGGTGCGCAGGCCGTGGCGGCCATGGCCTTCGGCTCCGCTTCAGTGCCACGTGTGGACAAAATCTGCGGCCCGGGCAATATGTATGTTATGAACGCCAAGAAGTTGGTTTACGGCCTGGTGGATATCGATGCCCTCCAGGGTCCCAGCGAGGTCATGCTGATCGCCGACGGCTCTGCAGATCCCTCCTTCTGTGCAGCCGATCTGATAGCGCAGTCGGAGCATGACGCCATGGCATCATCAATTATCATAACCACGTCGGAGGGACTGGCGGATAAAGTGCAGTCCGAACTTAAAAAACAGCTGCCCGGACTGAAAAGAAGAACCATTGCAGATAAAGCTCTGGCGTCAAACGGCCTGATCATCATAGTGAAAACTCTGGAGCAGGCTATAGATCTGGCCAACCTTTATGCGCCGGAACATCTCTCCCTCATGGTGAAAAACGCAGAGCGCTACATCAGCAGAATCAGGAACGCCGGTTGTATCTGCATCGGCCGGTATTCACCGGTTGTGCTGGGCGATTACGTAGCCGGACCGAGCCATGCGCTGCCCACCGGGGGCAGCGCCCGCTTCAGCTCACCGCTGAACGTGCTGGATTTCCTCAAGATCAACAGCATCATCGCCCTTGAAGATAGCGCCCTCCGGAGGCTGGGGCCGGCGGCCGCAATGATGGCGGACAGCGAGGGGCTGACCGCTCATGCCGGCGCTGTCAGGGTCAGACTGAAAAAGATAAAAAATAAATGA
- the hisG gene encoding ATP phosphoribosyltransferase translates to MPAKAMSEPRLALPKGKMLARTSLFLNSIGLGFDNYNSGTRIYRMRSQAMPGLTAKMLNERDIPVQVAVGNYDFGICSSDWLQELLTRYPASRVLKIADLGFDISDIYMACATSSDISPQSMASGTAAWRIVTEYPALAEAAAYKMRLKRYRIFPCWGSTEAYPPENADFSVLRVKNEDALRSLNLKPIRRICGSNACIIANCNSLQSSDCSGLLERFAASASLKNKPWQAPEKAVFAVNNNLAGSAGAGDVWLALADGHQQVHTEAFMQKTGLRLEGYSKSDLRRRPSCDIDWLSIKVIRPQDMPQQVANGNFDLAITGRDWLLDHLYQFPSSPVAELVNLGFGWVRIVAVVSQDIPADSIGSLRDLVAAGKMVPLRIATEYINIADKYMRDKHIARYRVIPTWGATEVYLPEDADMLIENTETGQTLARHKLKIIDTLFESTACLIGNRRSLEERGKKDKINNLIRLFREAVSKK, encoded by the coding sequence TTGCCCGCTAAAGCAATGTCCGAGCCACGACTGGCCCTGCCCAAGGGTAAAATGCTGGCCAGAACTTCGCTCTTCCTTAACTCCATAGGACTCGGCTTCGACAACTATAACTCGGGAACCCGCATCTACCGCATGCGGTCGCAGGCCATGCCGGGTTTGACGGCCAAGATGCTTAACGAGCGGGATATACCCGTACAGGTGGCTGTGGGCAACTACGATTTCGGCATCTGCAGTTCCGACTGGCTGCAGGAGCTGCTGACCCGGTATCCGGCCAGCCGCGTGTTGAAGATCGCCGACCTCGGATTCGACATCTCTGATATCTACATGGCCTGCGCGACCTCATCGGATATATCCCCGCAGTCTATGGCCAGCGGCACTGCAGCCTGGCGTATAGTGACTGAATATCCTGCCCTGGCAGAAGCAGCCGCATATAAAATGCGTCTGAAAAGATATCGCATCTTCCCCTGCTGGGGTTCGACTGAAGCATACCCGCCGGAGAACGCCGATTTCTCTGTGCTTCGCGTTAAAAATGAGGACGCTCTGCGCAGCCTGAATTTGAAGCCGATACGCAGGATATGCGGCAGTAACGCCTGCATTATCGCCAACTGCAATAGTCTTCAGAGCAGCGACTGCAGCGGCCTGCTCGAACGATTTGCCGCATCCGCCTCCCTGAAGAATAAGCCCTGGCAGGCGCCGGAAAAAGCAGTGTTTGCGGTAAACAACAACCTTGCCGGCAGCGCAGGCGCCGGTGATGTATGGCTGGCGCTGGCCGACGGCCATCAACAGGTGCATACCGAAGCTTTCATGCAGAAGACGGGCCTGAGGCTTGAAGGATACTCAAAGAGTGATCTGAGACGGCGCCCGTCCTGCGACATCGATTGGCTCAGCATCAAAGTAATCCGGCCTCAAGATATGCCCCAGCAGGTTGCCAACGGCAATTTCGACCTTGCCATCACCGGACGGGACTGGCTGCTGGATCACCTTTACCAGTTCCCATCCAGCCCGGTGGCCGAACTGGTCAACCTCGGCTTCGGCTGGGTGCGGATCGTGGCTGTAGTCAGCCAGGATATACCGGCGGATAGCATCGGTTCGCTGCGCGACCTCGTGGCTGCGGGCAAAATGGTACCCCTGCGTATCGCCACAGAGTATATCAACATTGCCGATAAATATATGCGCGACAAGCACATCGCCCGTTATCGTGTTATTCCTACCTGGGGCGCAACCGAGGTCTATCTGCCTGAGGATGCCGATATGCTGATCGAAAACACCGAGACCGGTCAAACACTGGCCCGGCACAAGCTAAAAATCATAGACACGCTGTTCGAGTCAACGGCCTGCCTGATAGGCAACAGGCGCAGCCTGGAAGAGCGTGGAAAAAAGGATAAAATTAATAATCTGATCAGGCTTTTTCGGGAGGCGGTGAGTAAAAAATGA